The following proteins are co-located in the Oncorhynchus clarkii lewisi isolate Uvic-CL-2024 chromosome 30, UVic_Ocla_1.0, whole genome shotgun sequence genome:
- the LOC139389775 gene encoding neurofilament heavy polypeptide-like, with amino-acid sequence MTRRNEKEILQTLNDRFAGYIDKVRNLELMNSNLEQEAAALRQSQTGRATVGEHYERELGNLRGLVQQLTGEKACALLEQDHLEEDIQHVRTRLEDEARSREELEAKARLMNKYVDESGLARLELDKKLSALQEEAAFLKKNHEEEVAELLAQIQGAQVSFEARDTIKADVTNALREIRAQLDGHATKSATHAEEWFKVRMERLADAAHSNTDAIRGAQDEIAEYRRQLQSRTIELETLRGTKDSLERQCMETEDRHHGDIHSLHETIRQLDGELKSTKWEMASQLREYQELLNVKMALDIEIAAYRKLLEGEETRFIPGPSLYSYSSAHLKLKGEELSDTVILEEQTDETQVTEVTEEAEDEEEEKGEETEKEEEEEEEEGEKEEEEDETKAEAEEGEGKGVEDKGEEEDEAGEEKEEEKSKSPEKAASSPSKSPQSPPKTPQPKSPAPKSPESKSPLPKSPAKSPAPKSPESKSPQAKSPLPKSPAKSPAPKSPTAVKSPTSTSLPSKSPESKSPPPKSPLPKSPEPKSPIQEKAKPPVEDKLAKQEKKEKEQPQPVKEEKKQEPEPKEKEKCESQPKEEKVEEKTDKPDPKESKPDENPKKTETPTPAPPAATPAKPAEEKPAPAKESHSPAKREEEKQAKTDDTPQVEVKPAPKESPQKTESTKEKKAEPKEEVKKEDKKEDKKEASKASDSKEAKDTKEVGKAEKAKKSSGPEVKDEKSSSTEVKDEKSSSTEVKDEKSSSTEVKDEKSSSTEVKDEKSSSTEVKDEKSSSTEVKDEKSSSTEVKDEKAKK; translated from the exons ATGACTCGGAGGAACGAGAAGGAGATTCTGCAGACACTCAATGACCGTTTCGCCGGCTACATCGACAAGGTGCGGAACCTCGAGCTGATGAACTCGAATCTGGAGCAGGAAGCGGCTGCGCTGCGACAGAGCCAGACCGGGCGCGCTACCGTGGGAGAGCACTATGAGCGCGAGCTGGGGAACCTGAGGGGTCTGGTTCAGCAGCTGACCGGGGAGAAGGCATGCGCACTCTTGGAGCAAGACCACCTGGAAGAGGATATCCAGCATGTGCGGACCAGGCTCGAGGACGAGGCACGCAGCAGGGAGGAGCTGGAAGCCAAGGCACGCCTAATGAACAAGTATGTGGATGAGTCTGGGCTCGCACGGCTAGAGCTGGACAAGAAGCTGAGCGCGCTGCAGGAAGAAGCAGCGTTCCTGAAGAAGAACCACGAGGAGGAGGTGGCGGAGCTGCTAGCACAGATCCAGGGTGCACAGGTGAGCTTCGAGGCTCGAGACACAATCAAGGCGGACGTCACGAACGCCCTGCGGGAGATCCGCGCTCAGCTGGATGGACACGCGACCAAGAGCGCAACGCACGCGGAGGAATGGTTCAAAG TGCGTATGGAGCGGTTGGCAGATGCAGCTCACTCTAACACAGATGCGATCCGTGGTGCCCAGGATGAGATAGCAGAGTACAGACGGCAGCTGCAGAGCCGCACCATCGAACTGGAGACCCTCAGAGGAACCAAGGACTCCCTGGAGAGACAATGCATGGAGACTGAGGACAGACACCATGGAGATATCCACTCACTACAT gagactATTCGTCAGCTGGACGGTGAACTGAAGAGTACTAAGTGGGAGATGGCCAGCCAGCTGAGAGAATACCAGGAGCTGCTGAACGTCAAGATGGCTCTGGACATAGAGATAGCAGCCTACAG GAAGTTgctggaaggggaggagactcGGTTCATACCTGGGCCAAGCCTGTACTCCTACTCCTCTGCCCACCTGAAGCTGAAGGGGGAGGAGCTCTCAGACACAGTCAtactggaggaacagacagatgAGACACAGGTCACTGAGGTGACAGAAGAAGcagaagatgaggaagaggaaaagggagaggagacagaaaaggaagaagaggaggaagaggaagagggagaaaaggaggaggaagaggatgagaccAAAGCtgaggcagaggagggagaaggaaagggagtTGAGGATAagggggaagaggaagatgaggcaggtgaggagaaagaggaagagaagtcTAAGTCACCTGAAAAGGCTGCTTCTTCTCCATCCAAATCTCCCCAATCTCCCCCCAAAACCCCCCAGCCCAAATCACCTGCCCCAAAATCACCTGAATCAAAATCTCCCCTCCCCAAATCACCTGCCAAATCTCCTGCCCCCAAATCACCTGAATCCAAATCACCCCAAGCCAAATCTCCCCTCCCCAAATCACCTGCCAAATCTCCCGCCCCCAAATCCCCCACAGCTGTGAAATCACCAACATCTACATCTCTCCCCAGCAAATCCCCAGAGTCTAAGTCTCCCCCTCCCAAATCCCCTCTCCCAAAGTCTCCTGAACCCAAGTCCCCCATCCAGGAGAAGGCCAAGCCCCCTGTAGAAGACAAACTGGCCAAgcaggagaagaaagagaaggaaCAACCCCAGCCTGTAAAGGAGGAAAAGAAACAAGAGCCAGAACccaaggagaaggagaaatgtgAGAGCCAGCCTAAAGAGGAGAAGGTTGAGGAGAAGACAGACAAACCAGATCCCAAGGAGAGCAAGCCAGATGAGAATCCCAAGAAGACTGAGACCCCAACACCTGCCCCCCCTGCTGCCACCCCGGCAAAGCCTGCAGAGGAAAAGCCCGCCCCCGCCAAGGAGAGCCACAGCCCTGctaagagagaagaggagaaacaaGCCAAAACAGATGACACACCCCAGGTAGAGGTGAAGCCTGCCCCCAAAGAATCACCACAGAAAACAGAGAGCACAAAGGAGAAGAAAGCAGAGCCCAAAGAGGAGGTGAAGAAGGAGGATAAGAAGGAGGACAAGAAGGAGGCCTCTAAAGCATCCGACAGTAAAGAGGCAAAGGATACGAAGGAGGTAGGGAAGGCAGAGAAGGCCAAGAAATCTTCTGGCCCTGAAGTCAAAGACGAGAAATCTTCTAGCACTGAAGTCAAAGACGAGAAATCTTCTAGCACTGAAGTCAAAGACGAGAAATCTTCTAGCACTGAAGTTAAAGACGAGAAATCTTCTAGCACTGAGGTCAAAGACGAGAAATCTTCTAGCACTGAGGTCAAAGACGAGAAATCTTCTAGCACTGAAGTCAAAGACGAGAAATCTTCTAGCACTGAGGTCAAAGACGAGAAAGCCAAGAAGTGA
- the LOC139389387 gene encoding transitional endoplasmic reticulum ATPase isoform X1, which produces MASGGESKNDDLSTAILKQKTRPNRLIVDESINEDNSVVSLSQAKMDELQLFRGDTVLMKGKKRRESVCIVLSDDTCSDEKIRMNRVVRNNLRVRLGDVISIQPCPDVKYGKRIHVLPIDDTVEGITGNLFEVYLKPYFLEAYRPIRKGDIFLVRGGMRAVEFKVVETDPNPYCIVAPDTVIHCEGEPIRREDEEESLNEVGYDDIGGVRKQLAQIKEMVELPLRHPALFKAIGVKPPRGILLYGPPGTGKTLIARAVANETGAFFFLINGPEIMSKLAGESESNLRKAFEEAEKNSPAIIFIDELDAIAPKREKTHGEVERRIVSQLLTLMDGLKQRAHVIVMAATNRPNSIDAALRRFGRFDREVDIGIPDATGRLEILQIHTKNMKLNDDVDLEQVANETHGHVGADLAALCSEAALQAIRKKMDLIDLEDETIDAEVMNSLAVTMDDFRWALSQSNPSALRETVVEVPNITWGDIGGLEDVKRELQELVQYPVEHPDKFLKFGMTPSKGVLFYGPPGCGKTLLAKAIANECQANFISIKGPELLTMWFGESEANVREIFDKARQAAPCVLFFDELDSIAKARGGNVGDGGGAADRVINQILTEMDGMSSKKNVFIIGATNRPDIIDPAILRPGRLDQLIYIPLPDEKSRINILKANLRKSPISKDVDLDFLAKMTNGFSGADLTEICQRACKLAIRECIENEIRRERERQTNPSAMEVEEDDPVPEIRKDHFEEAMRFARRSVSDNDIRKYEMFAQTLQQSRGFGSFRFPSSAAGGSGPSQGTGGTGGGPVFNEDNDDDLYG; this is translated from the exons ATGGCCTCGGGAGGAGA ATCCAAAAATGATGATCTTTCCACTGCGATTCTGAAGCAGAAGACCAGACCTAACAGATTGATTGTTGATGAATCCATCAATGAAGACAAcagtgtggtctctctctctcag GCAAAGATGGATGAGCTGCAGCTGTTTCGTGGAGACACAGTGCTGATGAAGGGGAAGAAGCGCAGGGAGTCAGTATGTATTGTTTTGTCTGACGACACCTGCTCTGATGAGAAGATCCGCATGAACCGTGTGGTCCGCAACAACCTTCGCGTCCGTCTGGGGGATGTCATCAG TATCCAGCCGTGTCCTGATGTGAAGTATGGGAAGAGGATCCACGTTCTGCCTATTGATGATACAGTGGAGGGAATCACTGGCAATCTATTTGAGGTCTACCTCAAACCCTACTTCCTAGAGGCCTACAGGCCCATCCGCAAGG GTGATATCTTCCTGGTTCGGGGGGGTATGCGTGCGGTGGAGTTCAAGGTGGTGGAGACTGACCCCAACCCCTATTGCATCGTTGCCCCCGATACCGTCATCCACTGCGAGGGAGAGCCTATCAGGAGAGAG gATGAGGAGGAGTCCCTGAATGAGGTAGGCTATGACGATATCGGAGGAGTGAGGAAGCAGCTGGCTCAGATCAAGGAGATGGTGGAGCTGCCACTCAGACACCCTGCACTATTCAAGGCTATAGGAGTCAAG CCCCCCCGTGGTATCCTGCTGTACGGACCCCCCGGTACAGGAAAGACCCTGATTGCCAGAGCTGTCGCTAATGAGACTGGAGCCTTCTTCTTCCTCATCAACG GTCCTGAGATCATGAGTAAGCTGgctggagagagtgagagcaacTTGAGGAAGGCCTTCGAGGAGGCTGAGAAGAACTCTCCTGCCATCATCTTCATTGATGAGCTGGACGCTATCGCTccaaagagagagaag ACCCATGGAGAAGTGGAGAGGCGTATCGTGTCTCAGCTGCTGACCCTGATGGACGGGCTGAAGCAGAGGGCTCATGTCATTGTCATGGCAGCCACCAACAGACCCAACAGCATAGACGCTGCACTTAGGAGATTTG GGCGTTTTGACAGGGAGGTGGACATTGGAATCCCTGATGCTACAGGCAGACTGGAAATCCTGCAGATCCACACCAAGAACATGAAACTGAATGACGATGTTGACCTTGAGCAG GTGGCTAATGAGACCCACGGCCACGTGGGTGCTGACCTGGCTGCCCTGTGCTCTGAGGCTGCTCTCCAGGCCATCAGGAAGAAGATGGACCTAATCGACTTGGAGGACGAGACCATCGATGCGGAGGTCATGAACTCCCTGGCCGTTACCATGGACGACTTCAGG TGGGCTCTGAGCCAGAGTAACCCATCAGCTCTGAGGGAGACGGTGGTAGAGGTTCCTAACATCACCTGGGGGGACATTGGAGGACTGGAAGATGTCAAGAGGGAGTTGCAGGAACTGGTGCAG TACCCAGTGGAGCACCCTGATAAGTTCCTGAAGTTCGGTATGACCCCGTCTAAGGGAGTGTTGTTCTACGGGCCCCCGGGTTGCGGTAAGACCCTGCTGGCCAAGGCCATTGCCAACGAGTGCCAGGCCAACTTCATCTCCATCAAAGGACCTGAGCTTCTCACCATGTGGTTCGGAGAGTCTGAGGCTAATGTCAGGGAGATCTTTGACAAG GCTCGCCAGGCAGCCCCGTGTGTGTTGTTCTTTGACGAGCTGGACTCCATAGCGAAAGCCCGTGGGGGTAATGTGGGAGACGGTGGCGGAGCGGCCGACCGTGTCATCAACCAGATCCTGACTGAGATGGACGGCATGTCCAGCAAAAAGAACGTCTTCATCATCGGCGCCACCAATCGCCCTGACATCATTGACCCTGCCATCCTTCGACCCGGCCGTCTGGACCAGCTTATTTACATCCCTCTGCCTGACGAGAAGAGCAGGATCAACATTCTCAAGGCTAACCTCCGAAAGAGCCCCATTAGCAAG GATGTTGATCTGGACTTCCTGGCTAAGATGACCAATGGGTTCTCGGGTGCTGACCTTACAGAAATCTGCCAGCGGGCCTGTAAGCTGGCCATCAGAGAGTGCATCGAGAACGAGATTcgccgagagagggagaggcagaccaACCCTTCTGCTATG GAGGTGGAGGAAGATGACCCTGTGCCAGAGATCAGGAAGGACCACTTTGAGGAGGCCATGCGATTCGCCCGCCGCTCCGTCAGCGACAATGACATCCGCAAATACGAGATGTTTGCCCAGACACTGCAGCAGAGCCGAGGCTTTGGCAGCTTCAG GTTCCCATCCAGTGCTGCAGGGGGCAGTGGTCCAAGCCAGGGTACCGGGGGAACAGGCGGGGGGCCAGTGTTTAACGAGGATAACGATGACGACCTGTATGGATAG
- the LOC139389387 gene encoding transitional endoplasmic reticulum ATPase isoform X2 has translation MDELQLFRGDTVLMKGKKRRESVCIVLSDDTCSDEKIRMNRVVRNNLRVRLGDVISIQPCPDVKYGKRIHVLPIDDTVEGITGNLFEVYLKPYFLEAYRPIRKGDIFLVRGGMRAVEFKVVETDPNPYCIVAPDTVIHCEGEPIRREDEEESLNEVGYDDIGGVRKQLAQIKEMVELPLRHPALFKAIGVKPPRGILLYGPPGTGKTLIARAVANETGAFFFLINGPEIMSKLAGESESNLRKAFEEAEKNSPAIIFIDELDAIAPKREKTHGEVERRIVSQLLTLMDGLKQRAHVIVMAATNRPNSIDAALRRFGRFDREVDIGIPDATGRLEILQIHTKNMKLNDDVDLEQVANETHGHVGADLAALCSEAALQAIRKKMDLIDLEDETIDAEVMNSLAVTMDDFRWALSQSNPSALRETVVEVPNITWGDIGGLEDVKRELQELVQYPVEHPDKFLKFGMTPSKGVLFYGPPGCGKTLLAKAIANECQANFISIKGPELLTMWFGESEANVREIFDKARQAAPCVLFFDELDSIAKARGGNVGDGGGAADRVINQILTEMDGMSSKKNVFIIGATNRPDIIDPAILRPGRLDQLIYIPLPDEKSRINILKANLRKSPISKDVDLDFLAKMTNGFSGADLTEICQRACKLAIRECIENEIRRERERQTNPSAMEVEEDDPVPEIRKDHFEEAMRFARRSVSDNDIRKYEMFAQTLQQSRGFGSFRFPSSAAGGSGPSQGTGGTGGGPVFNEDNDDDLYG, from the exons ATGGATGAGCTGCAGCTGTTTCGTGGAGACACAGTGCTGATGAAGGGGAAGAAGCGCAGGGAGTCAGTATGTATTGTTTTGTCTGACGACACCTGCTCTGATGAGAAGATCCGCATGAACCGTGTGGTCCGCAACAACCTTCGCGTCCGTCTGGGGGATGTCATCAG TATCCAGCCGTGTCCTGATGTGAAGTATGGGAAGAGGATCCACGTTCTGCCTATTGATGATACAGTGGAGGGAATCACTGGCAATCTATTTGAGGTCTACCTCAAACCCTACTTCCTAGAGGCCTACAGGCCCATCCGCAAGG GTGATATCTTCCTGGTTCGGGGGGGTATGCGTGCGGTGGAGTTCAAGGTGGTGGAGACTGACCCCAACCCCTATTGCATCGTTGCCCCCGATACCGTCATCCACTGCGAGGGAGAGCCTATCAGGAGAGAG gATGAGGAGGAGTCCCTGAATGAGGTAGGCTATGACGATATCGGAGGAGTGAGGAAGCAGCTGGCTCAGATCAAGGAGATGGTGGAGCTGCCACTCAGACACCCTGCACTATTCAAGGCTATAGGAGTCAAG CCCCCCCGTGGTATCCTGCTGTACGGACCCCCCGGTACAGGAAAGACCCTGATTGCCAGAGCTGTCGCTAATGAGACTGGAGCCTTCTTCTTCCTCATCAACG GTCCTGAGATCATGAGTAAGCTGgctggagagagtgagagcaacTTGAGGAAGGCCTTCGAGGAGGCTGAGAAGAACTCTCCTGCCATCATCTTCATTGATGAGCTGGACGCTATCGCTccaaagagagagaag ACCCATGGAGAAGTGGAGAGGCGTATCGTGTCTCAGCTGCTGACCCTGATGGACGGGCTGAAGCAGAGGGCTCATGTCATTGTCATGGCAGCCACCAACAGACCCAACAGCATAGACGCTGCACTTAGGAGATTTG GGCGTTTTGACAGGGAGGTGGACATTGGAATCCCTGATGCTACAGGCAGACTGGAAATCCTGCAGATCCACACCAAGAACATGAAACTGAATGACGATGTTGACCTTGAGCAG GTGGCTAATGAGACCCACGGCCACGTGGGTGCTGACCTGGCTGCCCTGTGCTCTGAGGCTGCTCTCCAGGCCATCAGGAAGAAGATGGACCTAATCGACTTGGAGGACGAGACCATCGATGCGGAGGTCATGAACTCCCTGGCCGTTACCATGGACGACTTCAGG TGGGCTCTGAGCCAGAGTAACCCATCAGCTCTGAGGGAGACGGTGGTAGAGGTTCCTAACATCACCTGGGGGGACATTGGAGGACTGGAAGATGTCAAGAGGGAGTTGCAGGAACTGGTGCAG TACCCAGTGGAGCACCCTGATAAGTTCCTGAAGTTCGGTATGACCCCGTCTAAGGGAGTGTTGTTCTACGGGCCCCCGGGTTGCGGTAAGACCCTGCTGGCCAAGGCCATTGCCAACGAGTGCCAGGCCAACTTCATCTCCATCAAAGGACCTGAGCTTCTCACCATGTGGTTCGGAGAGTCTGAGGCTAATGTCAGGGAGATCTTTGACAAG GCTCGCCAGGCAGCCCCGTGTGTGTTGTTCTTTGACGAGCTGGACTCCATAGCGAAAGCCCGTGGGGGTAATGTGGGAGACGGTGGCGGAGCGGCCGACCGTGTCATCAACCAGATCCTGACTGAGATGGACGGCATGTCCAGCAAAAAGAACGTCTTCATCATCGGCGCCACCAATCGCCCTGACATCATTGACCCTGCCATCCTTCGACCCGGCCGTCTGGACCAGCTTATTTACATCCCTCTGCCTGACGAGAAGAGCAGGATCAACATTCTCAAGGCTAACCTCCGAAAGAGCCCCATTAGCAAG GATGTTGATCTGGACTTCCTGGCTAAGATGACCAATGGGTTCTCGGGTGCTGACCTTACAGAAATCTGCCAGCGGGCCTGTAAGCTGGCCATCAGAGAGTGCATCGAGAACGAGATTcgccgagagagggagaggcagaccaACCCTTCTGCTATG GAGGTGGAGGAAGATGACCCTGTGCCAGAGATCAGGAAGGACCACTTTGAGGAGGCCATGCGATTCGCCCGCCGCTCCGTCAGCGACAATGACATCCGCAAATACGAGATGTTTGCCCAGACACTGCAGCAGAGCCGAGGCTTTGGCAGCTTCAG GTTCCCATCCAGTGCTGCAGGGGGCAGTGGTCCAAGCCAGGGTACCGGGGGAACAGGCGGGGGGCCAGTGTTTAACGAGGATAACGATGACGACCTGTATGGATAG
- the LOC139389477 gene encoding aldo-keto reductase family 1 member A1-A-like, with protein sequence MSSCVTLSSGHKIPLVGLGTWKSAPGQVKQAVLTALDCGYRHIDCAAAYSNEQEVGEALALRLGPGKALRREAVFLTSKLWNTQHHPDDVETACRKSLIHLGLNYLDLYLMHWPMAFQRGTELMPKRADGSVCYDDIHYQETWVAMESLVDKGLVRAIGLSNFNARQTDDIISIAKHKPVVNQVECHPYLSQAELLSHCRSVGVCVTAYSPLGSGDRPWASPDEPCLLQDPGLGAIALRHSMTPAQVILRWQVQRGVVCIPKSVTPSRIQQNIQVFDFSLSDEDMKQMESFSRNERYIVPSVERDGKRVWRDAEHPHFPFNEPY encoded by the exons ATGAGTTCTTGCGTGACCCTGTCGTCCGGGCATAAGATTCCCCTGGTGGGGCTGGGAACATGGAAGAGTGCCCCTGGACAG GTGAAGCAGGCGGTGCTGACGGCTCTAGACTGTGGCTACAGACACATTGATTGTGCTGCTGCGTACAGTAATGAACAGGAGGTCGGGGAGGCACTGGCTCTGAGGCTGGGACCAGGAAAG GCCCTGCGTCGTGAGGCTGTATTTCTGACCTCTAAGCTGTGGAACACCCAGCATCACCCTGATGAtgtagagacagcctgtaggaagAGTCTAATACACCTGGGACTGAACTACCTGGACCTCTACCTCATGCATTGGCCCATGGCCTTCCA GCGTGGGACAGAGCTGATGCCTAAGCGGGCCGATGGGAGTGTGTGTTACGATGACATACACTACCAGGAAACCTGGGTTGCCATGGAGAGCCTGGTTGATAAGGGGCTGGTCCGAGCCATCGGTCTGTCCAACTTCAacgccagacagacagacgataTCATCAGCATCGCCAAACACAAGCCTGTAGTCAACCAG GTGGAGTGTCACCCATACCTGTCCCAGGCTGAGTTGCTGAGTCACTGCag GTCGGTAGGTGTATGTGTGACGGCCTACAGCCCCCTGGGTAGCGGTGACAGGCCCTGGGCCTCGCCTGATGAACCCTGCCTGCTGCAGGATCCTGGACTGGGGGCTATTGCCCTCCGCCACAGCATGACCCCTGCTCAGGTCATACTCAG gtgGCAGGTACAGAGAGGGGTAGTCTGCATCCCCAAAAGTGTCACCCCCTCCAGGATCCAGCAGAACATACAG GTGTTTGACTTCTCTCTGTCGGATGAAGACATGAAGCAGATGGAGTCATTCAGCAGAAACGAGAGGTACATCGTCCCATCTGTGGAG AGGGACGGAAAGAGAGTGTGGAGGGACGCAGAGCACCCCCATTTCCCCTTCAATGAGCCGTACTGA
- the LOC139389478 gene encoding dnaJ homolog subfamily B member 5-like: MGKDYYKMLGIPKGSNEEEIKKAYRRMALKFHPDKNTDANAEDKFKEIAEAYEVLSDPKKRVIYDQLGEEGLKAGGSSGQSGVPGGSYHYTFHGDPHATFASFFGGSNPFDMFFGPHRNHHNRSNGFHSKVHNHHNDHDMETDLDEDDPFTSFTHFGFPGGVNGFPGNGGGRRRGVKSERLAGSRRQQDPPVIHELKVSLEEIFHGCTKRMKITRRRLNPDGRSSRTEDKILNIVIKRGWKEGTKITFPKEGDETPENIPADIAFVLKDKGHAHFRRDSSNIIYTCNISLKEALCGCTVNIPTLDNRVIPLPCHDVLKPGTVKRLRGEGLPLPKSPTQRGDLIVEFTVRFPDRIPPQSREIIRQHLPQS; the protein is encoded by the exons ATGGGGAAGGACTACTATAAGATGCTGGGTATTCCTAAGGGTTCTAACGAGGAGGAGATCAAGAAGGCATATCGCCGCATGGCACTGAAGTTCCACCCAGACAAGAACACAGACGCtaatgcagaggataagtttaaaGAGATCGCTGAGGCCTATGAAGTTCTGAGTGACCCCAAGAAGAGGGTCATCTACGACCAGTTAGGAgaggagg gtCTGAAGGCGGGGGGCAGTAGTGGTCAGTCTGGGGTTCCTGGTGGGTCATACCACTACACATTCCATGGGGACCCCCACGCCACCTTCGCATCCTTCTTTGGCGGCTCCAACCCCTTCGACATGTTCTTCGGACCGCACCGCAACCACCATAACCGCTCCAACGGCTTCCACTCCAAGGTCCACAACCACCACAATGATCATGACATGGAAACCGACTTGGATGAGGATGACCCCTTCACCTCTTTCACACACTTCGGCTTCCCCGGGGGGGTCAACGGCTTCCCTGGCAATGGCGGGGGCAGGAGGAGGGGAGTGAAGTCAGAACGTCTGGCGGGTTCCAGGAGGCAGCAGGACCCCCCAGTGATCCATGAGCTGAAGGTGTCTCTGGAGGAGATCTTCCATGGTTGCACCAAGCGGATGAAGATCACCAGGAGGAGGCTGAACCCCGATGGCAGGAGCAGCCGGACGGAGGACAAGATCCTGAATATCGTGATAAaaaggggatggaaggagggcaCCAAGATCACCTTCCCTAAGGAGGGGGACGAGACGCCAGAGAACATTCCAGCAGACATCGCCTTTGTGCTCAAAGACAAAGGACATGCCCACTTTAGGAGGGACAGCTCCAATATCATCTACACCTGCAATATCAGTCTGAAGGAG GCGCTGTGTGGCTGTACGGTGAACATTCCCACCCTAGATAACCGCGTCATCCCGCTACCCTGCCATGATGTCCTAAAGCCAGGGACGGTAAAGAGGCTGAGGGGGGAGGGCCTGCCCCTCCCTAAGAGCCCCACCCAGCGCGGCGACCTCATAGTGGAGTTCACGGTTCGCTTCCCAGACAGGATCCCTCCCCAGTCCAGAGAGATCATCAGACAACACCTGCCCCAGTCTTAG